The following proteins come from a genomic window of Brevibacillus antibioticus:
- a CDS encoding class I SAM-dependent methyltransferase, whose translation MSQWIELAAKQWDQFAEDWRKRSEHMWEKGSRSTILPYFMKYVPVGSGPVLDAGCGDGYASCKLAEHGYQVEGIDIAGEMIRLAHDRVISFPGSVHFQTGDISELPFANDSFSGVLSINVVEFTPSPLKALLELHRVLAPGGFLVLGILGPTAGPRAHSYRRLYEEATIQNTMMPWEAKQLASENGFTLLGEEPVYKEGITPDIAGRISVELREAVSFLTLFALRKVK comes from the coding sequence ATGAGTCAATGGATAGAACTAGCCGCCAAGCAATGGGATCAATTTGCAGAAGACTGGCGAAAACGAAGTGAGCACATGTGGGAAAAAGGCAGTCGCAGCACTATCCTCCCCTATTTTATGAAGTATGTTCCTGTCGGATCTGGACCTGTTCTCGATGCAGGCTGTGGTGACGGCTATGCCAGTTGCAAGCTTGCAGAGCACGGCTATCAGGTGGAGGGCATCGACATTGCCGGGGAAATGATCCGCCTCGCTCATGACCGGGTCATTTCCTTCCCGGGCTCTGTTCATTTTCAGACAGGAGACATCAGCGAGCTTCCGTTTGCCAATGATTCATTCTCTGGGGTGCTCTCGATTAACGTAGTGGAATTCACGCCGTCTCCGCTCAAGGCACTCTTGGAGCTTCACCGCGTGCTTGCACCAGGAGGCTTTCTCGTCTTGGGTATCCTCGGTCCTACAGCTGGCCCACGCGCTCATAGCTATCGCAGACTCTATGAAGAGGCAACGATCCAAAATACGATGATGCCCTGGGAAGCCAAGCAGTTAGCGAGCGAAAATGGCTTCACACTGCTGGGCGAAGAGCCGGTATACAAAGAGGGAATTACGCCAGATATCGCGGGCCGAATAAGCGTAGAGCTGCGGGAGGCTGTTAGCTTTTTGACCTTGTTTGCTTTGCGGAAAGTAAAGTAG
- a CDS encoding RrF2 family transcriptional regulator: protein MKYSQATDYALHAMLYLVAEAPDKPVSVQLLAEKLGVSQTYLSKMLTKLVKAGLIHSVSGANGGYKLKRNQDDISFLDVIQAIEGTTSLFECSFHHDSACLIQQVVADAEQQMMHTLKSKKIADLVAHIPKQPHDRLT, encoded by the coding sequence ATGAAGTATTCACAGGCAACAGACTATGCCCTCCATGCGATGCTCTATCTGGTAGCAGAAGCCCCTGATAAACCCGTTAGTGTTCAGCTTTTGGCAGAGAAGCTAGGCGTTTCACAAACATACCTATCCAAAATGTTGACCAAACTGGTCAAAGCTGGGTTGATCCACTCGGTCTCTGGCGCAAATGGCGGATACAAGCTCAAGCGCAACCAGGATGATATTTCATTTCTGGATGTTATCCAAGCCATTGAAGGGACAACCTCCTTGTTTGAATGCAGCTTCCACCATGATAGTGCCTGTCTGATTCAACAGGTTGTGGCTGACGCCGAGCAACAAATGATGCATACGCTGAAGAGTAAAAAAATTGCGGACTTGGTCGCGCATATCCCCAAACAACCTCATGACCGTTTGACGTAA
- the trxA gene encoding thioredoxin, whose protein sequence is MSICHTTDTTFQHDVKSEGYTLVNFWAPWCGPCRFFGPILESFDREHSSEVRVLKVNVDEQTEIANQYGIMSLPTTILLKNGELIDKVVGAAPLAELKQFVFKHR, encoded by the coding sequence ATGAGCATTTGTCACACGACAGATACTACGTTTCAACATGATGTAAAAAGCGAGGGCTATACTCTCGTCAATTTTTGGGCACCTTGGTGCGGGCCGTGCCGCTTTTTTGGGCCGATACTCGAATCGTTCGATAGGGAGCATAGCAGCGAAGTGAGAGTCCTAAAAGTCAATGTCGATGAACAAACGGAGATTGCCAATCAGTATGGCATTATGAGTTTGCCAACGACCATTTTGCTCAAAAACGGGGAATTGATCGACAAAGTCGTAGGAGCTGCCCCTCTAGCGGAACTGAAACAATTTGTTTTCAAGCATAGGTAA
- the hppD gene encoding 4-hydroxyphenylpyruvate dioxygenase — MSNTDFFPIQDWDYLEFYTGNAKQAMHYFTNAFGFEAVAYAGLETGSREKVSYVLKQKHMTFVISGSLTPDSPIAEFVKKHGDGVKDVALRVEDCEQAYQEAVSRGAIPIMEPTEYTDEFGTVKKAIIGTYGENIHSFIERKNYNGPFFPGYKAYQSPIKGESTGIIGIDHIVGNVEVMDEWVAYYQKVMGFTAVQNFSEDDISTEYSALMSKVMQSGTGRIKFPINEPAEGRRKSQIQEFLEFYQGPGVQHIAILTNDIIETVSKLRDNGVDFLMVPDAYYEDLKERVGEIDEDIEALRKLGVLVDRDDEGYLLQLFSKPIVDRPTLFIEIIQRKGARGFGNGNFKALFEALEREQERRGNL, encoded by the coding sequence ATGAGCAATACCGATTTTTTCCCGATTCAGGACTGGGACTACCTGGAGTTTTATACAGGGAACGCCAAGCAAGCGATGCACTATTTTACAAATGCGTTTGGATTTGAAGCAGTAGCTTATGCGGGTTTGGAGACAGGTTCTCGGGAAAAGGTTTCCTACGTCCTGAAGCAGAAGCATATGACGTTCGTGATCAGTGGGTCGCTTACGCCTGACAGCCCGATCGCGGAATTTGTGAAAAAACATGGGGACGGAGTGAAAGACGTTGCCCTACGTGTAGAGGATTGTGAGCAGGCTTACCAGGAAGCTGTTTCTCGCGGAGCCATTCCGATCATGGAACCGACTGAGTATACCGATGAATTCGGGACGGTCAAAAAAGCGATTATCGGTACGTACGGTGAAAACATTCACTCCTTTATCGAACGAAAAAATTACAACGGACCATTTTTCCCAGGCTATAAAGCTTACCAATCTCCAATCAAAGGAGAGAGTACGGGTATCATCGGCATCGACCACATCGTTGGTAACGTTGAGGTCATGGATGAGTGGGTGGCATATTACCAAAAGGTCATGGGCTTTACAGCCGTACAAAATTTCAGTGAGGACGATATTTCGACGGAGTATTCTGCGCTCATGTCCAAAGTGATGCAAAGTGGAACCGGACGCATCAAGTTCCCGATCAATGAGCCAGCAGAAGGACGCCGCAAGTCGCAGATTCAGGAGTTTTTGGAGTTCTACCAAGGGCCAGGCGTACAGCATATTGCCATCTTGACCAACGATATCATCGAAACTGTATCGAAGCTGCGTGATAACGGTGTAGATTTCCTCATGGTGCCAGATGCGTACTACGAAGATTTGAAAGAGCGTGTAGGGGAAATTGACGAAGACATCGAGGCACTGAGAAAGCTGGGGGTCTTGGTCGACAGAGACGACGAAGGCTATCTCTTGCAGCTGTTCAGTAAGCCGATTGTAGATCGTCCGACGCTGTTTATCGAGATTATCCAGCGCAAAGGAGCACGCGGCTTCGGGAATGGCAACTTCAAGGCACTGTTCGAGGCGCTGGAGCGCGAGCAGGAGCGCAGAGGGAACTTGTAA
- a CDS encoding GNAT family N-acetyltransferase — protein MIHRLEPNDYAKIRTLLSPENVNNLTIHAIINGTNRGAIYVDDVEQPRTALVDQTGVISIFVGDAANEAFTANLGAFIEGELRRYTTESCGGTHFLAVVPDEAWEKAVTKAISHREIETDWEYYYQFNPEQFQARKISYLPLPEGYTLKRIDAGVIENDPDNILIEVVEEFYHSVDDFLQWGLGFCVCQGNTIVSACLSCCVHERDHEISVETYEKADMKKGFATLACAAYLEHCMEHRLTPHWTTLETNEESVRLGTKLGFEAKEKCKILEFEY, from the coding sequence ATGATTCATCGATTGGAACCAAATGATTATGCAAAAATCAGGACATTGCTGTCACCTGAGAACGTAAACAATTTGACTATCCATGCGATTATTAATGGGACAAATCGAGGAGCGATTTACGTAGATGATGTGGAGCAGCCCCGGACAGCCTTGGTCGATCAAACCGGTGTGATCAGTATTTTCGTAGGGGATGCTGCCAATGAAGCGTTCACAGCGAATCTGGGTGCCTTTATCGAAGGAGAATTACGCAGATATACGACCGAATCATGCGGGGGCACTCATTTTCTGGCAGTTGTCCCTGATGAGGCGTGGGAAAAAGCAGTGACCAAAGCCATCTCGCATCGAGAGATCGAAACGGATTGGGAGTATTACTACCAGTTCAATCCCGAGCAATTCCAAGCGCGAAAGATCAGCTACCTCCCTCTGCCAGAAGGATACACTTTGAAAAGAATCGATGCAGGTGTCATCGAAAACGATCCTGATAACATTTTGATTGAGGTAGTAGAGGAATTCTATCATTCGGTGGATGATTTTTTGCAGTGGGGGTTAGGATTCTGTGTATGTCAGGGAAATACGATTGTCAGTGCTTGCCTGTCCTGCTGTGTCCATGAGCGTGACCATGAAATTAGCGTGGAAACGTACGAGAAAGCCGATATGAAGAAAGGCTTTGCTACCCTTGCTTGCGCAGCGTACCTGGAGCATTGCATGGAACATAGACTGACACCGCACTGGACCACGCTGGAAACTAATGAGGAGTCAGTGCGTCTGGGAACAAAGCTAGGATTTGAGGCGAAGGAAAAGTGTAAAATACTGGAGTTCGAATATTAA
- a CDS encoding sensor histidine kinase, giving the protein MNLALMVPLTERTAVLIVVALLFTRVRAFRSILNQQATWREKALMVVIFSAISILGTYNGIWYQDAIANSRVIGTVVAGLLAGPWVGLMTGLIAGIHRYSLGGFTDLACAISTISEGLFAGLIYQFRRNRSKKIGWTTALVVGFLAEWLQMGIVLLIARPYADALALVQAISIPMSIVNSVGIAILITIIDLAKKEEDRIGALQAQRTLQVADKTLSYLRQGLTYDSAQKVAEEILRTTRVAAVAITDTRSVLAHVGAGSSHHVVGEGITTEATREVLSTKEVKIAQTKEEIGCRETNCSLRYAILVPLMRRREVAGVLKLYQDRSRKLSAVDLELVRGLGNLISSQLELAELEKQSRLLADAEIRALHAQINPHFLFNALNTIVSFIRFRPEQARELLIHLGEYFRRNLHDSGGYVSLARELEHIEAYLAIERARFGDKLHVEYDIEAGVERFTVPGLILQPLVENAVKHGLLPKREGGTVVIRARRKEKQIVELTVADNGVGMDVDPFKPARDEKSAGRQLSGIGLANVKSRLQSIYGEPYGIVIESKSGSGTTCTIQLPIGVNVSAQSVHRR; this is encoded by the coding sequence ATGAATCTGGCATTAATGGTTCCATTGACGGAGCGGACGGCTGTTTTGATCGTGGTGGCCTTGCTGTTTACACGTGTACGTGCATTCCGCAGCATATTGAACCAGCAAGCGACGTGGCGGGAAAAAGCACTAATGGTCGTCATTTTTTCCGCTATTTCCATACTGGGTACATACAATGGCATCTGGTATCAGGATGCGATTGCGAATTCACGCGTGATCGGGACTGTTGTGGCTGGCTTGCTTGCTGGTCCTTGGGTAGGGCTGATGACAGGACTGATTGCAGGAATTCATCGCTATTCATTGGGGGGCTTTACGGACTTGGCATGTGCGATCTCGACGATAAGCGAGGGCTTGTTTGCGGGATTAATCTATCAGTTCCGCCGTAACCGCAGCAAAAAAATCGGGTGGACGACAGCGCTCGTTGTTGGTTTCTTGGCGGAGTGGCTGCAAATGGGAATTGTTCTGCTCATCGCACGTCCTTACGCTGACGCTTTGGCATTGGTGCAGGCCATTAGTATACCGATGTCTATCGTCAACTCGGTCGGAATTGCTATTTTAATCACCATTATTGATTTGGCTAAAAAGGAAGAGGATCGGATTGGCGCCCTCCAAGCCCAGCGAACGCTGCAAGTAGCGGACAAAACACTGTCTTACTTGCGCCAAGGACTGACGTACGACTCTGCCCAAAAGGTAGCGGAGGAAATATTGCGAACGACGCGTGTAGCAGCGGTAGCAATTACTGATACGCGCTCTGTACTTGCGCATGTCGGCGCAGGCTCGTCCCATCACGTAGTGGGAGAAGGCATAACGACCGAGGCGACCCGTGAAGTTTTATCGACTAAAGAAGTAAAGATTGCCCAGACGAAGGAAGAGATCGGGTGCAGGGAGACGAATTGTTCCTTGCGCTATGCGATTCTCGTACCCTTGATGCGAAGACGTGAAGTGGCGGGCGTGCTCAAGCTGTATCAGGATCGCTCACGCAAACTGTCGGCAGTGGACCTGGAACTCGTACGTGGATTGGGGAACCTGATCTCGAGTCAGCTCGAGCTGGCTGAGCTAGAGAAGCAGTCCCGCCTGTTGGCAGATGCAGAAATCAGGGCCTTGCATGCGCAGATCAATCCGCATTTCTTGTTCAATGCTCTCAATACCATCGTTTCGTTTATTCGCTTTCGGCCCGAACAGGCCCGTGAACTGTTGATTCATTTGGGGGAGTACTTCCGGCGTAATTTGCATGACTCTGGCGGATATGTCAGTCTGGCGCGTGAGCTGGAGCATATCGAAGCGTATTTGGCCATCGAACGTGCGAGGTTCGGGGACAAGCTCCATGTAGAGTACGACATTGAGGCTGGCGTAGAGAGGTTTACCGTGCCAGGACTGATTTTGCAGCCCCTGGTAGAGAATGCAGTCAAGCACGGGCTGTTGCCCAAGCGCGAAGGGGGAACTGTAGTGATTCGTGCGCGCCGCAAAGAAAAGCAAATCGTCGAGCTGACAGTGGCAGATAATGGAGTCGGAATGGATGTGGACCCATTCAAGCCAGCTCGAGATGAGAAGAGTGCAGGGCGGCAATTATCTGGGATCGGACTTGCCAATGTAAAAAGCCGTCTCCAGTCGATCTACGGAGAACCGTATGGAATCGTGATCGAGAGCAAAAGCGGGAGCGGAACAACATGCACCATACAATTACCGATAGGGGTGAACGTCAGTGCTCAAAGTGTTCATCGTCGATGA
- a CDS encoding LytR/AlgR family response regulator transcription factor, with protein sequence MLKVFIVDDETPAREELRYLLEQFSEVSVVGEASSGEEALEAVLLTEPDAVFLDIHLQDRDGVDVGQELLESMVNPPVIIFASAYEFHAVRAFEAEAVDYIVKPFSEMRLEKTMNRVRKMKRRSEPALDASPLLEERIQSLLQNVLVDNQPHRVPVEKNGKIMLIDPNEIVYATLEGRYASIYTAGEQYATTFTLQELESRLSRQQFFRTHRAFIVNLSKTAELVPWFKGSIHLVMQDLRKTEVPVSRNVVKELKKRLGF encoded by the coding sequence GTGCTCAAAGTGTTCATCGTCGATGATGAGACGCCTGCCAGAGAAGAGCTGCGGTATTTGCTGGAGCAGTTTTCGGAAGTGTCCGTAGTCGGAGAGGCGAGCAGCGGGGAAGAGGCGTTGGAAGCGGTGCTTCTGACAGAACCGGATGCAGTCTTTTTGGACATCCATTTGCAGGACAGGGATGGGGTCGATGTGGGGCAGGAGCTTCTGGAATCCATGGTCAATCCACCTGTCATCATCTTTGCAAGTGCGTATGAATTTCATGCGGTTCGAGCATTTGAGGCCGAAGCCGTTGATTATATCGTCAAGCCGTTCAGCGAAATGCGTCTGGAAAAGACGATGAATCGGGTACGAAAAATGAAGAGGAGAAGCGAGCCTGCATTAGACGCGTCACCGCTGCTGGAGGAAAGGATACAGTCCCTACTGCAAAATGTGCTGGTCGATAATCAGCCGCATCGTGTCCCGGTGGAAAAAAACGGAAAGATTATGCTGATTGATCCAAACGAAATCGTCTATGCCACCTTGGAAGGAAGGTATGCTAGCATCTATACAGCAGGTGAGCAATATGCGACCACGTTTACGTTGCAGGAGCTGGAGAGCAGGTTGTCGCGACAGCAGTTTTTTCGGACACATCGCGCTTTTATTGTCAATTTATCCAAAACGGCAGAGCTCGTCCCTTGGTTCAAAGGCTCGATTCATCTAGTCATGCAGGATCTCCGCAAAACAGAGGTCCCTGTTAGCCGCAATGTTGTGAAAGAATTGAAGAAACGATTGGGGTTTTAA
- a CDS encoding carbon starvation CstA family protein, with product MKKWLLSLLIWGGIAALGAVGFGMIALWQGESVNSFWLLTAAFCTYAVAYRFYSKFIARKIMSLDDNRATPAEVNNDGKDFVPTNKWVLFGHHFAAIAGAGPLVGPTLAAQMGYLPGTIWIIVGVVIGGAVQDFIILFGSMRRNGKSLGQIAKEEIGPIGGALALVGIIAIMIILIAVLAMVVVNALAESPWATFTIFMTLPIALLMGVYMRFIRPGQVMEGSLIGLALLFGSLWLGQIVAASPTWGPAFTFSKVQLAWMIIVYGFIASVLPVWLLLAPRDYLSSFLKVGTIAVLAVGIVLTLPPLQMPALTKFIDGSGPVFAGNLFPFLFITIACGAVSGFHSLVSSGTTPKMIAKESHAPLIGYGGMLMESGVAVMAMIAACVLTPGVYFAINSPAAAIGVDAVQVATTITGWGYTVTPDHLTALANDIQEKTILSRTGGAPSLAIGMATIFSGVLGGKALMAFWYHFAILFEAVFILTTIDAGTRVGRFMVQDMLGNVIPKMKEVNWLPGNLIGSGIITIGWGYFLLQGVMDPLGGIYTLWPLFGIANQMLAAIAFTVGTTIIFKMGKAAYSWITLVPMAWLTTATLTAGWQKLFHPDPKIGFLSHAEAFQKALDAGTLPKGVKTVEAAQKMIFNDQIDAVVCAIFMVITIGIILDGARVWINILRGKRYPLQESPYVKSKGNVFDGKGHHVA from the coding sequence ATGAAAAAATGGCTTCTTTCCCTCCTAATCTGGGGCGGGATAGCTGCGTTGGGTGCTGTCGGATTCGGGATGATAGCGCTCTGGCAAGGAGAATCAGTCAACTCGTTCTGGTTATTGACCGCTGCGTTCTGCACTTATGCTGTTGCCTATCGTTTTTACAGCAAATTCATTGCTCGTAAAATCATGTCGCTCGACGACAATCGCGCCACTCCTGCGGAAGTGAACAACGATGGCAAAGACTTCGTGCCGACAAACAAATGGGTGTTGTTTGGGCACCATTTCGCTGCGATTGCAGGAGCAGGCCCGCTCGTAGGTCCTACGTTGGCTGCGCAAATGGGATATTTGCCCGGAACGATCTGGATTATTGTCGGGGTCGTAATCGGTGGAGCGGTGCAGGACTTTATTATTTTGTTCGGATCAATGCGTCGCAACGGAAAGAGTCTCGGTCAGATTGCCAAGGAAGAGATCGGTCCAATAGGCGGAGCGCTTGCCTTGGTCGGAATTATTGCCATTATGATCATTCTGATTGCTGTTTTGGCGATGGTGGTTGTAAACGCGCTTGCTGAATCGCCTTGGGCTACCTTCACGATATTCATGACGCTACCCATTGCGCTATTAATGGGAGTGTACATGCGGTTTATACGACCGGGGCAGGTAATGGAAGGCTCGTTGATCGGGTTGGCCCTGTTGTTCGGTTCTCTTTGGCTCGGTCAAATCGTTGCTGCATCGCCAACATGGGGACCAGCCTTCACGTTTTCGAAGGTACAGCTGGCCTGGATGATTATTGTGTACGGCTTTATTGCCTCAGTTTTGCCTGTGTGGCTACTACTGGCACCGCGCGATTATCTCAGTTCGTTTTTGAAAGTAGGGACGATTGCGGTATTGGCGGTGGGAATCGTGCTGACACTGCCGCCGTTGCAAATGCCAGCACTAACGAAGTTCATTGATGGAAGTGGCCCTGTTTTTGCAGGAAATCTGTTCCCCTTCTTGTTCATTACCATCGCGTGCGGAGCTGTATCGGGATTCCATTCACTCGTATCATCCGGAACGACTCCGAAGATGATCGCGAAGGAATCGCATGCGCCACTGATCGGTTATGGCGGGATGCTGATGGAGTCTGGCGTCGCGGTTATGGCGATGATTGCAGCTTGCGTGTTGACCCCTGGTGTGTATTTTGCGATCAACTCACCTGCCGCAGCAATTGGCGTGGATGCAGTCCAGGTTGCGACCACGATAACGGGCTGGGGCTATACCGTAACCCCTGACCATTTAACAGCGCTCGCCAACGACATTCAAGAAAAGACAATCCTTTCCCGAACGGGCGGAGCACCGTCACTGGCAATCGGGATGGCGACGATTTTCTCTGGTGTATTGGGTGGTAAGGCATTAATGGCTTTCTGGTATCACTTTGCGATCTTGTTTGAGGCGGTCTTTATTTTGACGACAATCGATGCGGGAACGCGCGTCGGACGATTTATGGTACAAGACATGCTCGGCAACGTCATTCCGAAAATGAAGGAAGTCAACTGGCTGCCAGGTAATCTGATTGGTTCTGGGATCATTACCATCGGATGGGGATACTTCCTGCTCCAAGGTGTCATGGACCCGTTGGGAGGCATTTACACCTTGTGGCCGCTCTTTGGTATCGCCAACCAGATGCTCGCCGCGATTGCGTTTACAGTGGGAACGACGATTATTTTCAAAATGGGCAAAGCAGCCTACTCGTGGATCACACTCGTACCGATGGCTTGGCTGACGACGGCTACGCTGACAGCGGGCTGGCAAAAGCTGTTCCATCCTGATCCAAAAATCGGGTTCCTCTCGCATGCAGAAGCATTCCAAAAGGCACTGGATGCCGGTACGCTACCAAAAGGAGTAAAAACGGTGGAAGCTGCGCAAAAAATGATCTTCAACGACCAGATCGATGCTGTGGTATGTGCGATCTTCATGGTCATTACGATTGGGATTATTCTCGACGGAGCACGGGTATGGATCAATATTCTCCGCGGCAAGCGCTATCCGTTGCAGGAGTCTCCGTACGTCAAGTCCAAAGGAAATGTATTCGACGGGAAAGGACATCACGTAGCATGA
- a CDS encoding CstA-like transporter-associated (seleno)protein, whose translation MRRKLRAMRKAMRKVSSVIKTIFGMPDYDRYLAHWYETHGAPGIFPMTEREYYMYALTERFEKGGVTRCC comes from the coding sequence ATGAGGCGCAAGCTAAGAGCCATGCGAAAGGCAATGCGCAAAGTGAGCTCTGTTATTAAAACCATTTTCGGAATGCCCGACTATGATCGGTATCTCGCTCATTGGTACGAGACGCATGGGGCACCGGGTATCTTTCCGATGACAGAGCGTGAGTACTACATGTACGCATTGACCGAACGATTTGAAAAAGGCGGCGTAACGCGCTGCTGCTAA
- a CDS encoding inositol monophosphatase family protein, whose translation MQASTLAALKELALQCARSAGELSLKRMKEPFTVEYKTSASDLVTAVDKEVENHVIQMILARFPDHGILGEESAHAEDYEQYDTLWVIDPIDGTTNFVHQQINFSVSIAVYHKGEGMVGVVYDPSRDELFYAVKGEGAFLNDRSLQVNREVSLEQALLCTSVFWNKRAEQIGIDLIVKKLAGKVRGMRLLGSAALEMAYVAAGRLDGYVSMQLNAWDFGAARIIVEEAGGRVTTMTGTPLPYDQKSSVMACNPTFYEELQHFLKSEHTDVSSEN comes from the coding sequence GTGCAAGCATCAACACTGGCGGCTCTCAAGGAGCTCGCTTTGCAATGCGCCCGTTCAGCGGGTGAGCTGAGTCTGAAGCGAATGAAGGAGCCTTTTACCGTCGAGTATAAAACATCAGCCTCTGATCTTGTTACAGCCGTAGATAAAGAAGTGGAGAATCACGTCATTCAGATGATTCTTGCACGCTTCCCTGATCACGGCATTCTTGGAGAAGAGAGTGCGCATGCGGAGGATTACGAGCAGTATGACACGCTTTGGGTCATCGACCCGATTGATGGGACGACTAATTTTGTTCATCAGCAAATCAATTTTTCCGTTTCCATTGCCGTTTACCATAAGGGAGAGGGAATGGTCGGAGTGGTTTACGATCCTTCCAGAGACGAGTTATTTTATGCGGTAAAAGGGGAAGGTGCTTTTCTCAATGATCGTTCCTTGCAGGTGAATCGAGAAGTGAGCCTGGAGCAAGCTTTGTTATGCACGAGCGTATTTTGGAACAAGCGTGCTGAGCAGATCGGCATTGACTTGATCGTGAAAAAACTAGCTGGGAAGGTTCGCGGAATGCGCCTGCTAGGGAGCGCCGCTCTAGAGATGGCGTATGTGGCTGCGGGAAGACTGGATGGCTACGTCAGTATGCAGCTCAATGCGTGGGATTTCGGGGCAGCTCGCATTATTGTAGAGGAAGCCGGTGGCCGGGTGACGACCATGACGGGGACACCACTGCCGTACGACCAAAAAAGCAGCGTGATGGCTTGCAACCCGACTTTTTATGAGGAGCTACAGCATTTCTTGAAATCCGAGCATACAGATGTCTCTTCAGAAAATTAA
- a CDS encoding glycoside hydrolase family 15 protein — translation MTLIEESVKLILQHQASTGAYLASPAFVHYQYAWLRDGTFTAYAMNRTGNHESARRFYQWCDHVIRKHETKARAAITAVKKGLDKNDAGNDRFLHTRYTAEGEEVAGEWGSFQLDGYGTWLWGLAEHVRMSGEHDLIHKLKPSIELTIDYVLACWQLPNFDCWEEGGDRIHPVTLGAIYAGIKAMEPYLPDRAFGLAQEGETIRQFIREHGTANGQLIKSVGDHSVDASLLWLALPYGIVDVDDPLMIRTVQAIEGELCAGYGVHRYPADTYYGGGQWLLLSAWMGWYYVKTGRREEAEKIATWIVSQRQANGLPEQVQEHLLSPAHYELWVERAGHPAVPLLWSHAMFLVLAAELGIWH, via the coding sequence GTGACCCTGATCGAGGAAAGTGTAAAGTTGATCCTACAGCATCAAGCGAGTACAGGGGCGTATCTCGCTTCACCCGCATTTGTCCACTATCAGTATGCGTGGCTCCGTGATGGAACATTTACAGCCTACGCAATGAACCGTACCGGCAACCATGAGAGCGCCCGCAGGTTTTACCAGTGGTGCGATCATGTGATCCGAAAGCATGAGACAAAGGCAAGAGCAGCCATTACGGCAGTAAAAAAAGGATTAGACAAAAATGATGCGGGGAACGACCGCTTTTTGCATACGCGCTATACAGCGGAGGGAGAAGAAGTAGCAGGCGAATGGGGCAGCTTTCAGCTAGATGGCTACGGGACATGGCTGTGGGGGCTGGCTGAGCATGTGCGGATGAGCGGGGAGCATGACTTGATCCACAAGCTGAAGCCTTCTATTGAACTGACGATTGACTATGTATTGGCTTGCTGGCAGCTCCCTAACTTTGACTGCTGGGAAGAGGGAGGAGACCGAATTCACCCGGTGACGCTAGGGGCGATTTATGCCGGGATCAAGGCGATGGAACCTTATTTGCCCGACCGAGCTTTCGGACTCGCTCAAGAAGGTGAGACCATCCGCCAATTCATCCGCGAGCATGGCACAGCCAACGGGCAATTGATAAAATCCGTTGGAGATCATTCTGTCGATGCAAGTCTTCTCTGGCTGGCCCTGCCGTATGGGATCGTCGACGTGGATGATCCGCTTATGATTCGAACTGTGCAGGCTATAGAAGGGGAGCTGTGCGCAGGATACGGCGTGCATCGCTACCCGGCCGATACGTATTACGGCGGGGGGCAGTGGCTGCTGTTATCTGCGTGGATGGGCTGGTATTACGTGAAAACAGGCAGACGTGAAGAAGCCGAAAAGATAGCTACGTGGATTGTGTCCCAGCGGCAAGCGAACGGACTGCCTGAACAAGTACAGGAGCACTTGCTTTCCCCGGCTCATTATGAGTTGTGGGTGGAGAGGGCAGGGCATCCCGCTGTGCCGCTCCTTTGGTCGCACGCGATGTTTCTCGTGTTGGCGGCAGAGCTTGGCATTTGGCACTAG
- a CDS encoding WYL domain-containing protein — MSRRSTRIIQPDYLYAFDGYWYCKCFCFLRECTVKLRVDRIQAMTIVDAPTVLPDPHISQYEEPEQLPLQIRLTRKGCKLAESHHQFGNQITLLADGSGFITDTVAPSEIDWVARFVLGLGSEATVEEPAVLIDWLHKELHALCHFYPC; from the coding sequence CTGAGCAGACGAAGCACCCGCATCATTCAACCCGATTATTTGTACGCCTTCGATGGCTACTGGTACTGCAAATGCTTCTGCTTTCTCAGAGAATGCACGGTCAAGCTGCGCGTTGACCGCATCCAAGCCATGACGATTGTAGATGCTCCTACCGTCCTCCCTGATCCGCATATCTCGCAGTATGAAGAACCAGAGCAGCTCCCCCTGCAAATTCGTTTGACGAGAAAAGGCTGCAAACTTGCCGAAAGCCACCATCAATTCGGCAATCAGATTACACTTCTGGCAGATGGCTCTGGTTTCATTACCGACACCGTCGCTCCCTCCGAAATAGATTGGGTAGCCCGTTTTGTACTCGGTCTGGGAAGCGAAGCGACAGTAGAGGAGCCTGCTGTGCTAATCGACTGGCTGCATAAAGAGCTACATGCCCTGTGTCATTTTTATCCCTGTTGA